In Pseudomonas grandcourensis, the DNA window GCTTGACTTCCGGCAGACCGATCTTGGCCTTGGTGGACATGACGCGGTAGTCCGCCGCCAGGCACATTTCCAGACCGCCACCCAACGCGATGCCGTTGATCGCGGCGACGGTCGGGACGTTGAGGTCTTCGAAATCGCTGAAAATCTTGTTGGCTTCGAGGTTGCCAGCAACAAGTTCTGCATCCGGCAGCTTGAAGTTGTCGACAAATTCGGTGATGTCGGCACCGACGATGAACACGTCCTTGCCACTGCTGACGATCACGCCCTTGATCGAAGCATCTGCCTTGATGGTGTCTACGGCCTGACGCAGTTCGTTCAGGGTTAGACGGTTGAACTTGTTGACGGACTCACCCTTGAGGTCGAACTTCAGTTCGACGATGCCACTTTCAAGAGCCTTAACCGTGATGGCTTTACCTTCGTAAATCATCAACTGATCTCCACGATATGGAAGCTGAACAGTACACGTCGGACGCAGGCGAAGGCTTTGCAGGGACGTCAATCGTCAATGCTACGCCTATCCACCCGGCACACCCGCCAACGCGATAGTCGGGATTCTGTAGGAGCGGTCTGAAATACAAACGCTCAATTCATACGCCCGTTTGATTTGGGTACGTCACCTTCACGGAATTTCCGACAATTGTCAATCGCCCGAAACACGGGTTGAAACGCGACTTTCCGGTCATATCCGTACTGCGAAGACCTTAAACACGCCGAAACATGCAAGGTCATTCATAGAATCAATTGTTAGAAAATGCGCCCTAATTCGCTGCAGCCCGTGTTTAACAAGCTACGCTGGCGGAACCAAGGGGAAAATTGTGAACGCTTTTGGCGAATGCCCAGCGTAAGATCAGCCAACACCGACTTACCGGCCTGCCTGGCCAACCCGCCCGATGATTTTGTCGGGCTTTTTATTGCCTGATGATTTTTGCTGCTTGCGGTGTCAGGCCAGTGCCTTGAGGGTGGCATCGATCTGTTGCAACACCTCGGCCTCGCCCTTCTCGCCCCAATACAGGGCGATTATTTGCTTGTCGGCCTCGACCTTGAAGACATTGCCTGGCAACTTTTCGAAATGATCGAGCAGCGATCGATCTTCACAGATTTCCTGCCACTGATTGACCCAGACACCCGGTGATTTTTGCCAGTAACTCCAGCACGCCGGCTGACTGCCTCGCCGCGGACGATGGTACTGGGCGCAAGGGCTCGGCGGCTCCTGACTGAGCCAGTGCGGCCACTCCTGAGGTGCCAATTGCATGGCCAGCCCGATGCGCCGGGCCTCCATCCGCAAGGCTATGCGCCCGCTCTGAACTCGCGACGGCCGCAACCATGCCAGCGGACTCAGCACCACCAACAGGATTGACACCACTATCCAGACCGTCATATCTGTACTCCCGAATTTAAATGAGCCCATTGTGTCACTTTGAAACCAATGCGCTTGAAACCAGCCATACTTACCAATATTGCAACCCTCAGGAGGAGCACCTCATGCCCTACAACCATATTCTGGTCGCTGTAGATCTGACCGAAGAGTGCGACCCTGTGATTCACCGCGCTCGCGAACTGTCGGTGAGCAACGGTGCGAAATTGTCGCTGGTGCACATTGTCGAGCCGATGGCGATGGCCTTCGGCGGCGACGTGCCGATGGACCTGTCACAACTGCAACAGCAGCAGTTCGATCAGGCCAAAGAGCGCCTTGAACGCCTGAAGCACAAATACTCAGAGCTTGAGAGCGCCAATTGCCACCTCACCTACGGCCAGCCACGCCAGGAAATCCATCACTTCGCCAAAGAACAGCAATGCGACCTGATCGTGGTCGGCAGCCATGGCCGGCACGGCCTGGCACTGCTGCTGGGCTCCACTGCCAATGACGTGCTGCATGGCGCGCCTTGCGATGTGCTGGCGGTGCGCCTGCAGAACAAATCCTGAAGTTGTAGCTCCCACATTGAAACCGTAACAACCTTCAAATCTTCATACGAAAAGCCCGGCGCTCATCACTGAACGCCGGGCTTTTTTTGTTACCGGATCAATCAGGCATCCAGCTCGGCCCAACGCTCGACCATCACCTCGAGCTCAGCCTGCAACTGTTCCAGCTGAGCAATCACCGCAGCCGTTTCGGCAGCAGGAAGCTGGTAGAAGCCGGCATCCGCCATTTGCGCTTCAACGGCGGCAATCTGCTGTTCCATGGCTTCGATCTGCCCCGGCAACGCTTCCAGCTCGCGCTGCAACTTGTAGCTGAGCTTTTTCTTCGCCACTGGCGCTTCGACCGCTGCCGCAACCGGCACAGGCTCGGCCTTCACCACCGCGGAGTTCAGGTCGGCCTTGCCGGACTTGCTCTCGGTCACGCCCAGCAGGCGCGGCGAGCCGCCCTGGCGCAGCCAGTCCTGGTAGCCACCGACGTACTCGCGAACCTTGCCTTCACCTTCGAAAACCAGGGTGCTGGTGACCACGTTATCGAGGAATGCCCGGTCGTGGCTGACCATCAGTACGGTGCCGTTGAAGGTCAGCAGGACCTCTTCGAGCAGTTCGAGGGTTTCGACGTCGAGGTCGTTGGTCGGTTCGTCGAGTACCAGCAGGTTCGCCGGCTTGCTGAACAACTTGGCCAGCAACAGACGGGCACGCTCACCACCGGACAGCGCCTTGACCGGCGTGCGGGCACGCTGCGGGCTGAACAGGAAGTCGCCGAGGTAGCTCAGCACGTGGCGGCTCTGGCCGTCGATATCGATGAAGTCGCGACCTTCGGCCACGTTGTCGATTACGGTTTTTTCCAGATCCAGTTGATGGCGCAACTGGTCGAAGTAGGCGACATCGATCCGGGTGCCCTCTTCCACTTTACCGCTGGTCGGCTGCAAGCCACTGAGCATCAACTTCAGCAACGTAGTCTTGCCGGTACCGTTGGCGCCGAGCAGGCCGATACGGTCGCCGCGCTGCAACACCATGGAGAAGTCCTTGATCAGGAACGGCCCGCCCGGGTGAGCGAAACTCACATTCTCGAGCACCATGACCTGCTTGCCGGACTTGTCGGCGGTATCCAGCTGAATGTTGGCCTTGCCGGTACGCTCACGACGCTCGCTACGCTCGACGCGCAAGGCTTTCAGTGCACGGACACGACCTTCGTTACGGGTACGACGGGCCTTGATGCCCTGGCGAATCCACACTTCTTCCTGGGCCAGGCGCTTGTCGAACAGCGCGTTGGCCGTGGCTTCAGCGGCGAGTTCGGCTTCTTTATGCACGAGGAAACTGGCGTAGTCGCCGTTCCAGTCGATCAGGCCGCCGCGATCCAGTTCGAGGATGCGGGTTGCCAGGTTCTGCAGGAAAGAACGGTCGTGCGTGATGAACAGCACGGCGCCCTGGAAATCCTTCAGCGCTTCTTCAAGCCAGGCGATGGCACCGATGTCCAGGTGGTTGGTCGGTTCGTCGAGCAGCAGCAGGTCCGGCTCGGACACCAGGGCCTGGGCCAGCAGGACGCGACGACGCCAGCCGCCGGACAACTCGGCGAGGGTCTTGTCGGCCGGCAGTTGCAGGCGGCTCAAGGTACTGTCGACGAGGGTCTGCAAACGCCAGCCATCGCGCGCTTCGAGGTCGTGCTGGACGTGCATCAGTTTGTCCAGATCGGCGTCAGTGACGATGTTCTGGCTCAGGTGGTGATATTCGGCGAGCAAGGCGCCAACGCCGTCCAGGCCTTCGGCCACCACGTCGAACACTGTCCGCTCGTCGGCCACCGGCAATTCTTGCGGCAATTCGCCGATCTTGAGCCCGGGCGCGCGCCAAACGGAGCCGTCATCGGGCTTCTGGTCGCCCTTGACGAGCTTCATCATGCTGGACTTGCCAGTGCCGTTGCGGCCGATGATGCACACCCGCTCACCACGGGCGATCTGCCAGGACACCTTGTCCAACAACGGCATAGCGCCGAAAGCAAGGGACACATCGCTGAATTTGAGCAGGGTCATGAGCTTCTCCAAAAACCGGGCGCGCATTCTACCTGACTTGAGGCTTCAGAAGGCCGGCAATTTCACTCTCGTAGCACTCTGCATGACAAATGTTGCGAACTGATGCGGGAAGACCCGCAAAGCTTTCGCCGGCTGCTGGCAAAAGGCTAAGCTACAGACAATTCAGCGCGGGCCTGGCCCGCGCTTGTCATGATTTTTCTCTGCCCGGATGTCTCATGCGCAGTCGCCTTTTCAATCTTTTATCTGCTTTTTTACTGTCTGCCGCTGCCGTTCAATCCGCCCAGGCGGTGGACCTGTCCACCCAACGCCAGTATTACGATGAAGCCAAGCGCGCCTTGGCCAAGGGCGATAGCGGCCCGTATTTCCGTTACAGCCAGGCCCTCGCCGATTATCCACTGGAACCCTACCTGGCGTACGACGAGCTGACCGCGCGCCTGAAAACCGCGAGCAACGCCGAAATCGAGAAATTCCTTGCCGAACACGGCGACCTGCCCCAGGCCAACTGGATGAAGCTGCGTTGGTTGCGCTGGCTGGCGGACCGGGGTGACTGGGCGACCTTCGTCAAGTATTACGACCCGAAAATGAATTTCACCGAACTGGACTGCCTGAACGCGCAGTACCAGCTCAGCCACGGTCTCAAGGCCGAAGGTAACGCCAACACGGAAAAGCTCTGGCTGACAGGCAAGTCCCAACCCGATGCCTGTGACACGCTGTTCGGCATGTGGGCCGCCGATGGCCAGTTGACCGAGCATAGGCGTTGGGAGCGCGCCAAACTCGCCGCTCAGGCGCGCAACTATCCGTTGGCCAACAGCCTGGTCAACGGTATGACCACCCTCGCCCCTCGCGGTCGCTTGCTGGTGGACGTGGCGCAGAAACCGGAACTGCTCAACCAGCCGTCACGCTTCACCCCGGCCGATGAAGCCATGTCCGATGTGGTCAGCCTCGGCCTGCGCCGCCTGGCCCGCCAGGATCCGGACAAGGCCATGGACCTGCTCGACGGTTACGCCAGCAGCATGCACTTCTCCCGGGATGAAAAAGTGGCGATCGCCCGGGAAATCGGCCTGACCCTCGCACGCCGTTTCGACAGCCGTGCACTGGATGTCATGACCAAATACGACCCCGAGCTGCGTGACAACACGGTTTCCGAATGGCGCTTGCGCCTGCTCCTGCGTCTGGCGCGCTGGGACGATGCCTACCAGTTGACCCGCCGCCTGCCCCAGGACCTGGCCACCACCAACCGCTGGCGTTACTGGCAGGCCCGCAGCCTGGAACTGGCGCAACCGCAGAATCCGGAAGCGCAGACGCTCTATAAAAGCCTGGCCCGCGAACGCGACTTCTATGGTTTCCTCGCCGCCGATCGCTCACAGTCGCCCTACTCGCTGCTCAACAAACCGCTGGTGCTCAGCCAGGCCACCATCAACAAGGTGCGCAACACACCTGGCGTGCGCCGCGCCCTGGAGCTGCACGCCCGGGGGCAGATCGTCGATGGCCGTCGCGAGTGGTACTACGTCAGCCGTCACTTCAGCCGCGACGAGATGGTCGCCCAGGCCAAACTGGCCTACGACCTGAAATGGTATTTCCCGGCGATCCGCACCATCAGTCAGGCGCAGTATTGGGATGACCTGGATATCCGCTTCCCGATGGCTCATCGCGAGACCCTGGTGCGTGAAGCGAAGAGTCGCGGCCTGCATCCAAGCTGGGCGTTCGCCATCACCCGCCAGGAAAGTGCGTTCATGGACGACGCCCGCTCCGGGGTCGGCGCCTCGGGCCTGATGCAACTGATGCCCGCCACCGCCAAGGAAACCGCACGCAAGTTCAGCATTCCCTATAGCTCGCCACAGCAACTGTTCGACCCGGACAAGAACATCCAGCTCGGCGCTGCGTACCTGAGCCAGGTGCACAGCCAGTTCAACGGCAACCGCGTCCTCGCCTCTGCTGCCTACAACGCAGGCCCCGGCCGGGTGCGCCAATGGCTGCGCGGTGCAGACCACTTGAGTTTCGACGTATGGGTGGAAAGCATTCCGTTCGACGAAACCCGCCAGTACGTGCAAAACGTGCTGTCGTATTCGGTGATCTATGGCGACAAGCTCAACTCACCGCAGCCGATCGTGGATTGGCATGAGCGGTATTTTGATGATCAATGACCGGTAATGCCGGTGCTCTAAAAAATGCCCGCATCAAACGATGCGGGCATTTTTTTCAGGGGCTTCAAGTCGCAAAGATCAAGAGATCGCAGCCTGCGGCAGCTCCTACAGTTCGGCGGCAACCTTGCCGTCACTGAACTGCAATGCCGCCAACCGCGCATACAACGCATTGCTGGCAATCAGCTCCTGATGCGTGCCCACCGCCACCAGCTTCCCCTGGTCCATCACTGCGATTCGGTCAGCGTTTTTCACCGTGGCCAGGCGAT includes these proteins:
- a CDS encoding transglycosylase SLT domain-containing protein, with protein sequence MRSRLFNLLSAFLLSAAAVQSAQAVDLSTQRQYYDEAKRALAKGDSGPYFRYSQALADYPLEPYLAYDELTARLKTASNAEIEKFLAEHGDLPQANWMKLRWLRWLADRGDWATFVKYYDPKMNFTELDCLNAQYQLSHGLKAEGNANTEKLWLTGKSQPDACDTLFGMWAADGQLTEHRRWERAKLAAQARNYPLANSLVNGMTTLAPRGRLLVDVAQKPELLNQPSRFTPADEAMSDVVSLGLRRLARQDPDKAMDLLDGYASSMHFSRDEKVAIAREIGLTLARRFDSRALDVMTKYDPELRDNTVSEWRLRLLLRLARWDDAYQLTRRLPQDLATTNRWRYWQARSLELAQPQNPEAQTLYKSLARERDFYGFLAADRSQSPYSLLNKPLVLSQATINKVRNTPGVRRALELHARGQIVDGRREWYYVSRHFSRDEMVAQAKLAYDLKWYFPAIRTISQAQYWDDLDIRFPMAHRETLVREAKSRGLHPSWAFAITRQESAFMDDARSGVGASGLMQLMPATAKETARKFSIPYSSPQQLFDPDKNIQLGAAYLSQVHSQFNGNRVLASAAYNAGPGRVRQWLRGADHLSFDVWVESIPFDETRQYVQNVLSYSVIYGDKLNSPQPIVDWHERYFDDQ
- a CDS encoding ATP-binding cassette domain-containing protein gives rise to the protein MTLLKFSDVSLAFGAMPLLDKVSWQIARGERVCIIGRNGTGKSSMMKLVKGDQKPDDGSVWRAPGLKIGELPQELPVADERTVFDVVAEGLDGVGALLAEYHHLSQNIVTDADLDKLMHVQHDLEARDGWRLQTLVDSTLSRLQLPADKTLAELSGGWRRRVLLAQALVSEPDLLLLDEPTNHLDIGAIAWLEEALKDFQGAVLFITHDRSFLQNLATRILELDRGGLIDWNGDYASFLVHKEAELAAEATANALFDKRLAQEEVWIRQGIKARRTRNEGRVRALKALRVERSERRERTGKANIQLDTADKSGKQVMVLENVSFAHPGGPFLIKDFSMVLQRGDRIGLLGANGTGKTTLLKLMLSGLQPTSGKVEEGTRIDVAYFDQLRHQLDLEKTVIDNVAEGRDFIDIDGQSRHVLSYLGDFLFSPQRARTPVKALSGGERARLLLAKLFSKPANLLVLDEPTNDLDVETLELLEEVLLTFNGTVLMVSHDRAFLDNVVTSTLVFEGEGKVREYVGGYQDWLRQGGSPRLLGVTESKSGKADLNSAVVKAEPVPVAAAVEAPVAKKKLSYKLQRELEALPGQIEAMEQQIAAVEAQMADAGFYQLPAAETAAVIAQLEQLQAELEVMVERWAELDA
- a CDS encoding universal stress protein, which translates into the protein MPYNHILVAVDLTEECDPVIHRARELSVSNGAKLSLVHIVEPMAMAFGGDVPMDLSQLQQQQFDQAKERLERLKHKYSELESANCHLTYGQPRQEIHHFAKEQQCDLIVVGSHGRHGLALLLGSTANDVLHGAPCDVLAVRLQNKS